One genomic segment of Chelmon rostratus isolate fCheRos1 chromosome 22, fCheRos1.pri, whole genome shotgun sequence includes these proteins:
- the crebl2 gene encoding cAMP-responsive element-binding protein-like 2: MDDNKMVAGKVKKPGKRGRKPAKIDLKAKLERSRQSARECRARKKLRYQYLEELVSSKERAICALREELEMYKQWCSAMDQGKIPSEIKALLTGDDQKLPQGGSSTKTSKNSKNSISSNGQG; the protein is encoded by the exons ATGGATGATAACAAG ATGGTGGCTGGTAAAGTGAAGAAACCTGGAAAACGAGGCCGCAAACCTGCAAAAATCGACCTGAAGGCCAAACTGGAGCGAAGCCGGCAGAGCGCCAGAGAGTGTAGAGCGAGGAAGAAGCTGAGATACCAGTACCTGGAGGAACTGGTTTCCAGTAAGGAGAGAGCCATCTGTGCCCTGCgggaggagctggagatg TACAaacagtggtgttcagccatGGATCAGGGGAAGATCCCCTCAGAGATCAAAGCTCTGCTGACCGGAGACGACCAGAAACTGCCTCAAGGTGGCAGCAGCACCAAGACGTCCAAGAACAGCAagaacagcatcagcagcaacGGTCAGGGCTAA
- the tbk1 gene encoding serine/threonine-protein kinase TBK1: MQSTTNYLWLISDLLGQGATANVYRGRHKKTGDLYAVKVFNNLSFLRPLDVQMREFEVLKKLNHKNIVKLFAVEEESNTRHKVLVMEYCPCGSLYTVLEESSNAYGLPEDEFLIVLHDVVAGMNHLREYGIVHRDIKPGNIMRVIGEDGRSVYKLTDFGAARELEDDEQFVSLYGTEEYLHPDMYERAVLRKDHQKKYGATVDLWSIGVTFYHAATGSLPFRPFEGPRRNKEVMYKIITEKPSGTISGHQKCENGKIEWSTEMPVSCSLSKGLQSLLTPVLANILEADQEKCWGFDQFFAETNDILHRTVVYVFSLQQATLHHVYIHEYNTAALFQELLSRRTSIPLHNQELLYEGRRLVLDPNRQAKTFPKTSRDNPIMLVSRESVATVGLIFEDPSPPKVQPRYDLDLDASYAKTFAGDVGHLWKTSESLLVYQELVRKGVRGLIELMKEDYSEILHKKSEVFHLCNYCTQILERTEQLFEVLMQANMLSSEYDEISDMHKKVLRISGSLEPIERTTQDIKSKFLSGGLLTDGWTQQVGTHPEDRNVEKIKVLLDAITAIYQQFKKDKAERRLPYNEEQIHKFDKQKLVLHASKARSLFTEECAMKYRLFISKSEEWMRKVHHVRKQLLGLSGQLISIEKEVTVLMERAIKLQEQLPQKVLPLVSSGMKSQAYLSQNTLVEMTLGMKKLKEEMEGVVKELAENNHFLERFGTLTLDGGLRG, from the exons ATGCAGAGCACCACCAACTACCTGTGGCTCATCTCGGACCTGCTGGGTCAGGGAGCGACGGCCAACGTTTACCGCGGCAGACACAAG AAAACCGGAGACCTTTACGCTGTCAAAGTGTTCAACAACCTGAGCTTCCTCAGACCGCTCGACGTCCAGATGAGAGAGTTCGAGGTTCTGAAGAAACTGAACCACAAGAACATCGTCAAACTGTtcgctgtggaggaggag TCTAACACCCGTCACAAGGTCTTGGTGATGGAGTACTGTCCTTGTGGAAGTCTCTACACAGTTTTAGAGGAGTCATCCAACGCTTACGGACTTCCTGAGGACGAGTTCCTCATAGTCCTGCACGATGTGG TGGCAGGTATGAACCACTTGAGAGAGTACGGTATTGTTCACCGGGACATCAAACCAGGAAACATCATGCGTGTGATCGGAGAGGACGGACGCTCCGTCTACAAACTCACAGACTTCGGAGCAGcgagagagctggaggacgaCGAgcagtttgtgtctctgtacGGCACTGAGGAATACCTG CACCCCGACATGTACGAGCGAGCCGTGCTGAGAAAAGACCACCAGAAGAAATACGGCGCCACGGTGGATCTGTGGAGCATCGGGGTCACGTTCTATCACGCCGCCACCGGCAGCCTCCCGTTCAGGCCGTTTGAAGGACCGCGCCGGAACAAAGAAGTCAT gtATAAAATCATCACAGAGAAACCGTCCGGGACGATCTCCGGCCACCAGAAGTGTGAGAACGGGAAGATCGAGTGGAGCACGGAGATGCCGGTTTCCTGCAGTCTGTCGAA GGGTCTTCAGAGCCTCCTGACTCCGGTCCTCGCAAACATCCTGGAGGCTGATCAGGAGAAATGTTGGGGCTTCGACCAGTTCTTCGCCGAGACCAACGACATCCTGCACCGGACCGTCGTCTACGTGTTCAGCCTCCAGCAGGCCACGCTGCACCACGTCTACATCCACGAATACAACAC GGCGGCGCTGTTCCAGGAGCTGCTGTCCCGCAGGACCAGCATCCCGCTGCACAACCAGGAGCTCCTGTACGAGGGCCGCCGCCTCGTCCTGGACCCCAACCGCCAGGCCAAGACCTTCCCCAAAACCTCCAGAGACAACCCCATCATGCTCGTGAGCCGCGAGTCTGTCGCCACCGTGGGACTCATCTTTGAAGACC CCAGTCCTCCTAAAGTCCAGCCTCGCTACGACCTGGACCTGGACGCCAGCTACGCAAAG ACTTTTGCAGGTGACGTTGGACATTTATGGAAAACTtcagagtctctgctggtttatCAGGAACTGGTGCGAAAAGGTGTTCGAGGTTTAAT AGAGCTGATGAAGGAGGACTACAGCGAGATTCTGCACAAGAAGTCTGAGGTTTTCCATCTGTGTAACTACTGCACACAGATCCTGGAGAGGACCGAGCAGCT GTTTGAGGTGCTGATGCAGGCCAACATGTTGTCGTCAGAATATGACGAGATCTCGGACATGCACAAGAAAGTTCTCAGG atctcCGGCTCTTTGGAGCCCATTGAACGAACAACACAAGACATCAAGAGTAAATTCCTCTCGGGGGGCCTGCTGACCGACGGCTGGACGCAGCAAGTGGGGACGCACCCCGAGGACAggaa tgtggAGAAAATCAAAGTGCTGCTGGACGCCATCACAGCCATCTACCAACAGTTCAAGAAGGACAAAGCAGAGAGAC GTCTCCCGTACAACGAGGAGCAGATCCATAAATTTGACAA acagaagcTGGTCCTTCATGCCAGTAAAGCGAGGTCTTTGTTCACGGAGGAGTGTGCCATGAAATATCGTCTCTTCATCTCCAAGAGTGAAGAGTGGATGAG gaaggTTCATCACGTGAGGAAGCAGCTGCTCGGTCTGTCCGGTCAGCTGATCAGCATCGAGAAGGAGGTGACGGTGCTGATGGAGCGAGCCATCAAg ctgcaggAACAGCTGCCTCAGAAGGTTCTTCCTCTGGTGTCCAGTGGGATGAAGTCTCAGGCTTACCTGAGTCAGAACACGCTGGTGGAGATGACACTCGG gatgaagaagctgaaggaggagatggagggagtcGTCAAAGAGCTGGCAGAGAACAACCACTTCTTAGAGAG GTTCGGGACTCTGACGCTGGACGGAGGTCTGAGAGGCTGA
- the gpr19 gene encoding probable G-protein coupled receptor 19: MVYGRSSNTVGVNPSLYSPSFTYQMSFNYSERENTTVLATSTTTPLCSLEGASSGQPNSTSISYELTSGEVAVLGLVFGVLWLVSILGNALVCLVIHRSRRTQSTTNYFVVSMACADLLMSLGCAPFILLQVASGRWPLSAAACKAVRYLQHLCPGVQVYVLLSISVDRFYTIVYPLSFKVSREKAKKMILASWLFDAAFVSPCLFFYGSTSTGSSHCDFFLPDSWGSIAYAAVHFLFGFFVPVALIMSFYQRVVRYIWRISADGHTVRRTMNIVPRTKVKTIKMFLMLNSVFFLTWTPFFIAQLWHPRESDGPSRQGLLFFTIIAWISFSSTASKPTLYSVYNANFRRGMRETFCMSSMKCYRSNAYTITASSRMAKKNYIGVVDIPVQAKTVTKDSVYDTFDREAKEKKVAWPTNANPPNTFV, from the coding sequence ATGGTGTATGGCCGGTCATCAAACACAGTTGGTGTCAATCCCTCCCTATACTCACCATCTTTCACGTATCAGATGTCATTTAACTACTCTGAGAGGGAAAACACGACTGTCCTGGCAACCTCAACCACAACTCCCCTCTGCAGCCTTGAGGGCGCGTCCTCCGGCCAGCCGAACAGCACCTCCATCTCCTATGAGCTGACTTCGGGCGAGGTTGCTGTTTTGGGCTTGGTGTTTGGAGTTCTCTGGCTGGTGTCCATCCTCGGAAATGCCCTCGTCTGCCTGGTCATCCACCGGAGCCGACGGACTCAGTCCACCACCAACTACTTTGTGGTGTCTATGGCCTGTGCAGACCTACTCATGAGCCTGGGTTGCGCCCCCTTCATCCTCCTGCAGGTCGCCTCAGGACGATGGCCGCTGAGCGCCGCTGCCTGCAAGGCTGTCCGTTACCTGCAGCACCTCTGCCCCGGTGTGCAGGTCTATGTACTGCTTTCCATCTCTGTAGACCGCTTCTATACAATTGTCTACCCCCTCAGCTTCAAGGTGTCCAgggaaaaagcaaagaagatGATCCTGGCCTCGTGGCTGTTTGATGCAGCTTTTGTGTCACCCTGCCTCTTCTTCTATGGCTCCACATCCACAGGCAGCAGTCATTGTGACTTTTTCCTTCCAGACAGCTGGGGCAGTATAGCTTATGCTGcagttcacttcctgtttggtttttttgtcCCAGTGGCACTGATCATGTCATTCTACCAGCGGGTGGTCCGCTACATCTGGAGGATCAGCGCTGATGGCCACACTGTACGCCGGACAATGAACATCGTCCCACGAACTAAAGTCAAGACCATCAAGATGTTCCTCATGCTTAATTCAGTTTTCTTCCTCACCTGGACCCCCTTCTTTATTGCCCAGTTGTGGCACCCAAGGGAGTCTGATGGACCCAGTAGGCAGGGGTTACTGTTCTTTACCATCATCGCCTGGATCTCCTTCAGCTCCACAGCATCCAAGCCAACCCTGTACTCTGTCTACAATGCAAACTTCAGAAGGGGCATGAGGGAGACCTTCTGCATGTCGTCCATGAAATGCTACCGCAGTAATGCATATACCATCACTGCGAGCTCTCGGATGGCCAAAAAGAACTACATTGGGGTGGTGGACATCCCAGTGCAAGCAAAGACAGTTACCAAGGACTCGGTTTATGACACATTTGACCGAGAGGCAAAGGAAAAGAAGGTTGCCTGGCCCACTAATGCCAACCCTCCCAATACTTTTGTCTGA